The DNA window TGGACTCGCCGCTCTCGCTCTCCTCGACGAGGCCGCGCTCGATCAGAGCGTCCACACGCTGGGAGATCGTGGACCGGGCGAGGCCGGTGAGCCTCGCGAGGTCGGAACGGGTCGTCGCCGAGCCAGCGCTGATGAGCGTCAGCACGTCGCCGGCGGAGCCCGGCTGGGGGGTCATGCCGCCGACAATAAGGTCACCCATCTGGCAAATCAAGAGGGCAAATCGACCGAACCCCGCTGACTTCTGTCGATGACCGAACAAAGTGGGTGTTGTTGCCGTACGCGCAGAAGCCGGACACACCGGGGTCGGGGCTACAGGTTCAAGCCTTGCCGGGAACATCGTCCAAGCGCCATCGACCAGCGAAAACGTCGGGCGTCGAGGGTTTTCACGTCTCCGGCGATGCATGGCTGCGACTGATCGCCTGCGGTCGGCTATGCCAGATACGTGCGTACGGCGGATACCGTGCGACACTCTGTGCAGCCGCTACTGCGGCAAGGTGGGTGGCATCGCCATCACGTACGGGCTGCTTGACACGTCCAGAATGTCCGAACCCAAGAAAGTGCTCAGAAACGGCCTCTGTCGCGGACAAACGCGCAGGTCATCAAGAGTGCTCCCCGCGCACGCGGGGATGGTCCCGAGGCGGCTGACAGCTTCGCGGGCGTGGACTGGTGCTCCCCGCGCACGCGGGGATGGTCCCGACGGTTTACCAGGAACAACAGCACAGAGCAAGTGCTCCCCGCGCACGCGGGGATGGTCCCCGGCCCGGCCCCTTGCCCGGCTCGGTCCACTCCGTGCTCCCCGCGCACGCGGGGATGGTCCCAGTATAGAGCCCAGAGCCGCTCTAGAGCAGTCGTGCTCCCCGCGCACGCGGGGATGGTCCCCGGCACTCGGCATGGATGGCGCTCCAGAAGGCGTGCTCCCCGCGCACGCGGGGATGGTCCCCGCCGCCATACGAGTACGGCGATGCGCGAGCTGTGCTCCCCGCGCACGCGGGGATGGTCCCATGCGCCGGGCCGGCGGCAGGTCGTGGGTGCCGTGCTCCCCGCGCACGCGGGGATGGTCCCTCGACCAGCTGATCGAGGCCCACATCCTCAACGTGCTCCCCGCGCACGCGGGGATGGTCCCAGCGACGGGACCGTGGTCGGCTGCCGGGTGCTGCGCTCCCCGCGCACGCGGGGATGGTCCCCGTCAGCTCCGACAGACGCAACCGCAGCTCGTGTGCTCCCCGCGCACGCGGGGATGGTCCCAAGCTGACCTCTTTGGTGTAGGCGTAGAAGCCGTGCTCCCCGCGCACGCGGGGATGGTCCCCCGGTCAACTGCGCCGGGGTCATGGGCAAGGGGTGCTCCCCGCGCACGCGGGGATGGTCCCTGGTCGGCCGCCTGGCCGCCGGTGAAGTCGATGTGCTCCCCGCGCACGCGGGGATGGTCCCATGTCCGGCCTGCGTGACAGATGGAAGACCTCGTGCTCCCCGCGCACGCGGGGATGGTCCCCGGGCGTACTCCTCGGTGTACATCAGGAACGTGTGCTCCCCGCGCACGCGGGGATGGTCCCGATCATGATGTCCTCATCGCCCCATGACGCAGGTGCTCCCCGCGCACGCGGGGATGGTCCCGCAGGGAGAGTGCGTTTAGGGAATGGCGGCCCTGTGCTCCCCGCGCACGCGGGGATGGTCCCGGTGCTAGCGGAAGCAGTAGCCATGATGAATTGTGCTCCCCGCGCACGCGGGGATGGTCCTCGGATGTGCTCAAGGTGGCGGCCCTATGCCAGGTGCTCCCCGCGCACGCGGGGATGGTCCCTTAGTGGTGGCCACCATCGAGTCGGTCTCGCCGTGCTCCCCGCGCACGCGGGGATGGTCCGTGCCTTCGACGGCGAACCGTTGGCTGGTCGAGTGCTCCCCGCGCACGCGGGGATGGTCCCTCGGCCCCTCTAGCGTGGTGCTCACACCGCGCAGTGCTCCCCGCGCACGCGGGGATGGTCCCCGTATTGAGACCAGGCGGACCCCAGTCCGCCGGTGCTCCCCGCGCACGCGGGGATGGTCCCATCCAGGCGGGCTCCTCCCAGATCGAACGCCAGTGCTCCCCGCGCACGCGGGGATGGTCCCAGGCAGTCGAAGTCCTCCCAGTCCCACAGCGGGTGCTCCCCGCGCACGCCGGGATGGTCCCTGGGCGCGCTGGTCCGACGGCGGCGCCGTGACGTGCTCCCCGCGCACGCGGGGATGGTCCCCACGCGCCGCCGATGTCACCTGACCGCCACGCGTGCTCCCCGCGCACGCGGGGATGGTCCCGAGCGTGGCCACCGCGAGTTCGAGGTGACGGCGTGCTCCCCGCGCACGCGGGGATGGTCCCGTCCTCGGCTCGGCAAGAGGATGGGGAGGACCGTGCTCCCCGCGCACGCCGGGATGGTCCCTGCCGGCCCGCCTTCCGGACCGACTTCGACTTGATGCTCCCCGCGCACGCAGGGATGGTCCCCGTGCGGCGGCGCGGACGCGAGCCGCAGCCTTGTGCTCCCCTTGCACGCGGGGATGACCTCACCAGTGCGTCGTCAATGATGACGCGCTAGACGATTCCGCAGGTTCGAGGTTCCGAGGGCCTTACCTACTCGTTCACCGCAGATCTTCCCTCCGTTCTGAACGGCGCCAGCGTCACCGGGCCTCACCAGTAAGGAGCATCTGCCAGAGGCGTTCCGCCTTGCCCCGCGTCCAAGGACCGGCGTACACGACCCTGCAAGGAGTCGTCTGGTGCGTCCGGCGGACCATGTATGCACCGCCGCCACTGATGAGCTCGTAGACGACCACACAGCACGAGCACGTATGGCCGAGAACTCGCTGACGACCCTGCTGATTCTTGAGCCGCTCGGCCGGCGCCCACGAGATCAGGACAGACGGGGCCACCACACGGCGGGAAGGATGTGAGGACACTTGCGGACAGGGCCAGTCATCGTCGTCACGGTCTGGCAGCTTGGCCATTAAGACAGCCTCCTACCTTGCGATGTGGCAGCGTTTAGGCACGTAGCTTCTTATGAGCATATGCCTACAAGGGCACATGAGGTAGTGGCGTTGTAATGATGATCTGCTGTGATCGACTTCGGTTCCGATCGACCAGTGCACCGGCAGCTCGCCGACATCATTCGCGCGGACATCGCATCAGGCCGGCTGAAGCCTGGTCAGGCGCTCCCCTCCGAAACGCGACTGATGCAGCAGTACGAGCTTGGCCGGGTGGCCGTACGACAGGCGCTCGGGGTGCTGCGGAGCGAAGGACTGATTGTCACCGTGAAGCGTGAGGGCTCGCACGTCCGGCCCCAGCTACCCGTCGAGCGGGTCGTCATCGAGGGCGAGGCAGAGGTCAGCGCCCGCATGCCGTCCCCGGAGGAGCGAAAGGAACTGAACATCCCCGAGGGCGTTCCGGTTTTCGTAATCAAGCAACCGCGTAAGCGCGAGCGCGTCCTGGCAGCCGACCGCACAACTCTCGTCTGGGACAACTCTCAGCAAGCAAGAAACCCTGAGCGCTGAGATGGACGAGGGAACATCCCCGCGTGCGCCAGGAGCACAGGTTGGCGGCATACACCGGGTCCAAGCTCGGGGGACCATCCCCACGTGCGCGGGGGGCACTTCGTCGAAAGCCCGTTGCCGGGGCATGAGGAGGGACCATCCCCGCGTGCGCAGGGAGCACACGAACGTGTTCGGCTCCGCCTGGTAGGAGTCGGGACCATCCCCGCGTGCGCGGGGAGCACAGGACGGCCTCCAGCTTGGCCGAGGTGACCTGGGGACCATCCCCGCGTGCGCGGGGAGCACACCGCCGGCATTTCTATGCGGGGCCTGATCGGGGGACCATCCCCGCGTGCGCGGGGAGCACTCTCTGACCTGCAGCGATGTTTCGCGTTGCGCCTCTTTTCGAGCACTTTCATCGACTCGGACATATTGCCCACACGCCCCTATGACTACGTTCGCACCGCTCCCAGACACCACCGAAGCGGGACTCTGATCAACGCTGCCCATAGCGACGACGCTTGGCCGCCTTGCTCCAGTTTCGAGGCGCTTCCGGGACGCGTTCCTGCAGTTCCTTCGGGCGGCGTAGCAGGATCAGGCCTTCATGGTCGATGGGGTGCCACTTGTGGTCATGGGTCTCGAAGGCGAAACCTTGCTCGTTGTCCGTGGTGTACGCGAGGAGCGCTCGCCCTGTATCCGCATACTGCTGGACCTGCAGCCAAAGGTGCTCTCGCACGCGAGCCGATGGGCCACCGATGAAGACGCCGGGAGCGATCTCCATGAGCCAGCGCGTCAGAAACCCCCGCAGGCCGGCAGGGCACCGCGTGAGCACGATGACGGTCACCAGGGCACCTCGTCGGCGTAGTTGCGGCCCGACTCGAGTTCAATGCCGCGATCGCTCTGCAGAAGCACTCGATCGATGTCACCGTCGCTCTCGGGCGAGCCGACAGCGCCATCGGACAAGAGCAAATGCTTGATGTCTTCTACGCATCGCTTCAGAAGACCGACCTTGTTGATGCTGTCGCGAACAGCACGCCGCGTACGTGAACCCACATCGTCCGGACTGTGCGCAGCGACCTCGAAAGCGACGGGGAGGGCGATCTCCGTCTTGTAGAGGTCCGCGATGTCGAGAACGAACGCGAGTTCGTGTCCGGAGTGGATGAACCCCAAGCCTGGAGAGCAGCCGAGTGCCGCCACGGTCGTTTGCGCAACGCCGTACATGCATTGGGCCGCGGCCGTGACCGCCTGGTTCAGCGGATCGCCCGAGCTGAAGTCGCCGGGAACATACACCCGCCCATGCCATTCAAGGCCGACGCGTTCAGCCTCGCGCCGGTAGCGCTCCTTGACCCGGCGCCCTTCCCTGCCGAGCAGTTCATGCCGGCTCAAGGCTGACGGGTCTTCCCCAGGAAAGCGCATCCGGTACATCTCGCGAGCCACTTCAAGGCGCGTACGCCTATTCGCCCACTTGGTGGCCTGGGCCTCGACCAGCGATGACGAGCGGTTCAGTGACCTGCCACCGGAGTAGAAGCGCACGCCCTGCTCGCCCACCCACACCACCCCTGCCCCGCTGTCGCCCAACAAGCTCATGGCCTGGTGAGTGACCCGGACCCCGGGGCCGAGCAGCAGAGTCCCGATGGTCGCGGCGGGAATGTGGGTGACTCCGTGGGCGTCCTCTGCCGTGATCGCGTTGTCCTCACGGTGGAGGACGCAGCGTTCGAGGTAGATGAAAGAGATTCGATCTCCCATCCGGGTGAGTTCGCGCGGTGAGGACTGGCCGCGCTGGCCGACGGTGGCCATCGGTCACGTCTCAGCGAGCGTCATGAGACCGCAGCCATAAGCCTTCGCTCGGCCCAGCCCTCTGGTGAGGGCTTGGCGTAGCGCGTCGGGGTCGGTCACCTGCAACCGTCCGTCGTAGGTGACCGTGACGAGCGTGACGGGCTTCCGCTGCCCGGCCTTCGTGAAGTCGAGCTGCCGACGGTCGTGAACCACGAGTTCGTACTGGTCGAGTTCGTGGTGCAGGTGCCGCTCCGCCGGCTTTTCCAGGACGACGAAGCCGGCCTTCTCCTGGCGTTGGAGCAGCCAGTTCATTTGATGCTGACGCCCGACATGTGCGGTGACCTTGGTCGGCTCCTCAGCGGTCCTGCGGATGCTGTGGACCGGGTTGGCGGTGAGGCGGAAAGCCCAGGTGTCACCCTTGGTCAGGCGGGACAGCAGAGGCTCGTAATCAAGGGTTTGCCAGCGCCCTGTCTCAGGCCAGCCGGCTTCCTCTACCAGATGGGTGAGATCGGGCTTATCCGGGCTGGAGATGTAGAGGTAGGTCTCGGCGCGACTGTTGCGATCGATGCGCCAGAGGATCCGAGCGCTTCCGCCGTCCAGAGATGGAGGTTCGGCGAAGGCGAACATGATCGCAGCATGAAGCCGCTGAGGTGACGACAGCAGCCGCCGGGCACCGAGTCGAGCGGTGTTGAAGCGGAACCGGGTCAGGAACATCACGCGCTCCCGAGTGCGGTAAATGGATCATGAACGGGACGGGCAGCGGGATTGATGACGCTCGCCCGTGGCGGCCGGTGCACGCCGCGCAGCCGGTATCGGCGGTTCAGCGGGTCGAAGCTCACTGGTTGATCCCGCAAGCTGTCGACCGGACCATCCTCGGCTTCGGCCTCGATGAGAAGTTCCAGCTCGACGCTGCGCTCGTCGCGGCGCCTTCGCTGGTGCCAACGCGCGGCGTGCCACGGTTCGCGCTGGAGCGCCTCGATCAGGCCGGCGTTCTTCTCGATGTTGAGGAAGATCGGCCGCGACGGTGGACACGAGCGCCGTCCGAGGTACGGCAGGAAGACCGGCGCCGCCAGCGCTTGCCGGAGCGTTTCGACAAGCGCGTCTTCGCCCTCGACGCCGGCCACGAACACCGCGTCCGCCACGTAGAAGCGCTCCGAAACCGGTGCAGCCTCACCGGTCACGAAATGATGTGCCGTGTGAAAGTCACGGAGCAGAGTTCCCGGCTGGTCCACGCGCACACCGAAGCGCAGGGCCGCCAGATCGCTGATGTCCTCTGTACGCTCGCGTCCCAGGGCTGCCGCGAGCAGCCCGATCACACCGCTCTTGGTCGGTGCCGCCTCAGTGGACCGGCGAGCGAAACGCGAGGTGGCCCCCCAGGACTGAAGCGGCCCTGCCAACTGCAGCAGCAGGACACTCATGCCTCGTCCTGCCTCCTGGCGACCTCCGCACCCACAGCAGCGATCAGGTCGGGCAGCGGCAGACCCGCGCCGACCCTGGTAAGAGCTTCGGTGTTCCTACCGACGCGCAGCACCCACGCGGGGTCACCGTGTCCCACGCCGTAACCGGCCTCCACCTCGGTGAGGTAGGAGACGAGCGCCTCGGCCGCCTGCCGCGTGTGTCCGCCGGTCTCCGGATCAGCCTGGCAGGGCTCCTCGAAAGCCGCCACGAGACTGATTGGCCGTGAGTCGCGCAACTTCACCACGACTGCATCAGGGAGAGTGTGGTTGCCGAAGGTGTTGATCTTGCCGGTCGGCAGGGACGTCAGGAAGGACTGGATGAACGCCTCCACCGCTCTGCGAACGGGTTCGGTCAGCGGTTCGTCCTCACGAAGCCCCTTCCCCAGGTTGCGGCGCAGCAGGTCCACGTCCACGGCTGCGTAGCGGTAGAGGGTGGCCGAGTTGAACTCGACCGTCCCGATCATGCCCGCGCCCTGGTCGTCGTCCTCTCGCTCCTTGTAGTCGTCGACGGCTGTGTAGTAGTCGGACTCGTTGTCCACACGATGAACGCTGATGGCGTGCGCCACCTGAGCAGCCGCGTCCACATTGATGTCCGTAGCATCGGCGATCATCCGGCCGAACAGGGCGATGTCGACGGAGTGCCGCGCGTTCGCGATCCGCTTGGCCTGATCCTTGACGGCCTTGTCCTTGAAATAGTCCTTGTTCCCCGAGCCGTGGGCCTTGACCGCCATCTCCGCCAGCCCGTCAAGCTGGTGGGCGCTCAGGAACATGAGGTACTTCGACTCCGGTGCCGCCGAACCTCCACCCTCGCCGTTGCGGCCCGACTGCCTTTTCGGAACCTCAATCTTGGAACCGGTCGCGGTCTGGATGGTCTCCGCCGCCAGCGTCCACGCGTCGCCCTGCTCGATCGAGCCGTCCAACTTGCGGATGCGCTCGGCGAGCAACTCCGCGACTCGCCTGGTGCGGACACCGAGCTCGCTCGGGTCCAGCAGATCGTGGAACCCCTGCCGCGTGGCTCGCTTCCACGACTGGCTGGACACACGAGCGCGCCGCACGCCGCCGTACACCGCCGTCTTGGGTGTTCCGGTGTCGTCGCGATTGAGGCAGCTCGGCGGGACGGTCTGCAGGGCGTGGACTTCGAGGATGGTCCGTGTCATCAGATGTCCTTGTCGGAGGAAGCAGCCGTGTCCGCCTCGGTGCGCTGGCCGGCGGGACGGTAGGAGTGGAAGGTGCGGCCCCAGCGTTGCCGCACGTGACGTAGGCCGTCAGGATCCTGCGCCTGGTAGAGCTGCGTGGCCAGGATCCCGTAGTCCAGTGGGATCGAGGCGTTGCGCAGCAGGATGACGACCTCGCGAAGCCGCTCAGTGAGCACCTTCGGCGTGGTCGCGGTGCCGAGGCGGACGAAGCGCCTGCGGATGGGCTCGTCGAGCGCGCCGCCAGGCATGAGCTGACGAACCGCGGCGCCCAGCTCCGCTCCGGCCCTGTGCATCCGCTGGCTGGACTTGGACTGCTGGTGCAGGGCGTACAGGGTGATGGCCGCGAACAGCGCGAACTCGGCCTTGAGCGCTTCCCTCTCTGACAGCCCCTGAGCGCCGTACAGCCGCTCGGTCCCGCCCACCCCCCACAGCTCCGGGACATCTTCGGGCAGCTTGCCTGCACCACGACGCAACTGGGCCAGAGCGCCGACGGCGCTGCTGCGGTCGGCCAGATAGCCCTCCTGCAGCTCCTTGACGTAGGCAGCGGCGACCTCGCCGACAAGATCGGAGGCCGGACGCCGAGCAGTAGCCGTCTGGGGCGGGGATGCGGTCATGGTGCGGCCTCCACGATCTCGGATGGCTCGTCCGTGCCGGACGGGTGGATCTTGCGCGCGGCAGTCGCAGCGGCGGGCAGGGCGGAGCGCAACCGGCCGCGGAAGATCAGATCAGCGTGGGAGGCGGTCAGCCACAGGCTCTGACCCTTCTTCGTCTCGACGACCCGCCCCTCCCACGCGGGGTCGCCCGCAGCACGGAGCAGCTCGTTGCCCAGCCGACTGACGATCTCGTACGCCTGCCGCTGCCACTGGGCTCTGCCCTCAGCGGCATCGTCAGCCGGACGTATGGCGGCCAGCCAAGTGCGGAACGCTCCATCCAACATGGCGAACCCTTGGTGCCGCGCAGCTCCCCTACGAGGCTCTGGTTCCTGGCCGCCCGCTCGAGCCAGGTCGCTTGCGAGGTCCCCTAGGACGCCTACGGCGGCTTCGGCATCGGAAACCGCGTCGATCGCCGCTTGCCCGAGTGGGCGGTGGCCGGCGTGCAGCAAGACCACCGGCATGGTGACGGCGTCATCCACGATCTCGTCGATGACGGACTGCTGGGTTCCGTAGCGAGCGCCGATGAGCCGAGCCCGGATGAGGTAGTTGGCCGGGAGGTCGCTTTCTACGGTCAGTCGCGCCACCCAGTCGAGAATCCTGGGACGGACCATCCCAGCGGCCTCACCACGCTGCTCAGCTCCGGCCGCCCGTCCCGCCACCAGGGCTCCGAGCCCTCGCCAGGCGCTGCGGCTGACGTCGTGCTCGCGCGGGAGGTAGACCTGGGCGAGCCCACGCTTCTTCTCCTGGGCGGGGCTGCGTCGCCACGCGGTCATCGGCTCATGCTGATGCCTGTTGCAGGGATCGAGCGGATTACCGTAGGTGAGGATCACTCCGGTGACCGCTTGGCCGTCGTGGAAGAGCCTGACCCGGCGCGACTGCCAGGTGTAGAGATCACGGACGCCGGCGGGACGTCGGGTCAGCTCCAACGGGTCGGTCTGCCCCGGCTCGTCAGGCGGGCGCCGCCAGGCGGGCCGGTCCAGGTCCGGCTTGATACGGAGGTTCTCGGTGTCGAACGCGACCATGTTGAGCAGCAGCGTCTGCCGCAGCGTCTCCCCCTCAGCGAAGACGCCGCCCAGGTTGCCGGCCCACGCCACGCCCTGCGGGTAGGCCCGCCCGCCTTTGACACGAGGGTCGTCCAGGACGCCGGTCTTGATACCGGAGGTGTCGAAAGCATGCGCGTGGACCAGCCAGCGAGCCGCCTCCGCAAAGGTGAGGCGGTCCACTCCGCGGCCGCGCATGGTGAAGAACGGCAGACCGTTGGGCACGTCGGCGACGATCCGGTCCAGGGCGTTGATCTCGCCCTTCGCCGTTCGCAGCTCCGCTGTCTGGTAGAAGGGCTGGCGAGGATGGAGGAGGTCGAACCGGTCACGATGTCGGTCCAAGTAGCTCGTGATCCGCTCGACGGGCAGGCCGTCGTCCCAGAGCTCCTGCCAGTCGGCGATCTCCGCCGGCCCGTCAACGGCGTCGTGCAGTATCGCGAGGAGCAGCCGAAAGAGCGCGAACTCCTGGGTCGGCACGTCTCCCACAAGTCGCCGCAGGTCGCCGGCCTGCGCGAACAGTTCGCGAAGCGACAGCTCGTCCTCGCTGCCGTCGAGACGCTGAACTGGTAGCCACGGCTGTTGGGTCAAGTCGAAGGACACCGCTGCAGGCTCCTCACTCGGCACGAGTCACCTCCAAACCATCGGTGGACGTGTAGCGCAGATCGAAGCCTGCCAGCGAGCTACGACAGTTTTCGTCGAGGACGAGGACCAGTTCGCCGGCCAGCCAGTAGCTGTCCTTGGCCTGCCAGGCGGGAACGTAGTTGCGTTCCAGCTCGTCGATGGCCCTGTCCAAGACCGCGGG is part of the Nonomuraea coxensis DSM 45129 genome and encodes:
- the cas6e gene encoding type I-E CRISPR-associated protein Cas6/Cse3/CasE — encoded protein: MFLTRFRFNTARLGARRLLSSPQRLHAAIMFAFAEPPSLDGGSARILWRIDRNSRAETYLYISSPDKPDLTHLVEEAGWPETGRWQTLDYEPLLSRLTKGDTWAFRLTANPVHSIRRTAEEPTKVTAHVGRQHQMNWLLQRQEKAGFVVLEKPAERHLHHELDQYELVVHDRRQLDFTKAGQRKPVTLVTVTYDGRLQVTDPDALRQALTRGLGRAKAYGCGLMTLAET
- the casA gene encoding type I-E CRISPR-associated protein Cse1/CasA, with amino-acid sequence MSFDLTQQPWLPVQRLDGSEDELSLRELFAQAGDLRRLVGDVPTQEFALFRLLLAILHDAVDGPAEIADWQELWDDGLPVERITSYLDRHRDRFDLLHPRQPFYQTAELRTAKGEINALDRIVADVPNGLPFFTMRGRGVDRLTFAEAARWLVHAHAFDTSGIKTGVLDDPRVKGGRAYPQGVAWAGNLGGVFAEGETLRQTLLLNMVAFDTENLRIKPDLDRPAWRRPPDEPGQTDPLELTRRPAGVRDLYTWQSRRVRLFHDGQAVTGVILTYGNPLDPCNRHQHEPMTAWRRSPAQEKKRGLAQVYLPREHDVSRSAWRGLGALVAGRAAGAEQRGEAAGMVRPRILDWVARLTVESDLPANYLIRARLIGARYGTQQSVIDEIVDDAVTMPVVLLHAGHRPLGQAAIDAVSDAEAAVGVLGDLASDLARAGGQEPEPRRGAARHQGFAMLDGAFRTWLAAIRPADDAAEGRAQWQRQAYEIVSRLGNELLRAAGDPAWEGRVVETKKGQSLWLTASHADLIFRGRLRSALPAAATAARKIHPSGTDEPSEIVEAAP
- the cas1e gene encoding type I-E CRISPR-associated endonuclease Cas1e, translating into MATVGQRGQSSPRELTRMGDRISFIYLERCVLHREDNAITAEDAHGVTHIPAATIGTLLLGPGVRVTHQAMSLLGDSGAGVVWVGEQGVRFYSGGRSLNRSSSLVEAQATKWANRRTRLEVAREMYRMRFPGEDPSALSRHELLGREGRRVKERYRREAERVGLEWHGRVYVPGDFSSGDPLNQAVTAAAQCMYGVAQTTVAALGCSPGLGFIHSGHELAFVLDIADLYKTEIALPVAFEVAAHSPDDVGSRTRRAVRDSINKVGLLKRCVEDIKHLLLSDGAVGSPESDGDIDRVLLQSDRGIELESGRNYADEVPW
- the casB gene encoding type I-E CRISPR-associated protein Cse2/CasB is translated as MTASPPQTATARRPASDLVGEVAAAYVKELQEGYLADRSSAVGALAQLRRGAGKLPEDVPELWGVGGTERLYGAQGLSEREALKAEFALFAAITLYALHQQSKSSQRMHRAGAELGAAVRQLMPGGALDEPIRRRFVRLGTATTPKVLTERLREVVILLRNASIPLDYGILATQLYQAQDPDGLRHVRQRWGRTFHSYRPAGQRTEADTAASSDKDI
- the cas2e gene encoding type I-E CRISPR-associated endoribonuclease Cas2e, with the protein product MTVIVLTRCPAGLRGFLTRWLMEIAPGVFIGGPSARVREHLWLQVQQYADTGRALLAYTTDNEQGFAFETHDHKWHPIDHEGLILLRRPKELQERVPEAPRNWSKAAKRRRYGQR
- the cas5e gene encoding type I-E CRISPR-associated protein Cas5/CasD, which produces MSVLLLQLAGPLQSWGATSRFARRSTEAAPTKSGVIGLLAAALGRERTEDISDLAALRFGVRVDQPGTLLRDFHTAHHFVTGEAAPVSERFYVADAVFVAGVEGEDALVETLRQALAAPVFLPYLGRRSCPPSRPIFLNIEKNAGLIEALQREPWHAARWHQRRRRDERSVELELLIEAEAEDGPVDSLRDQPVSFDPLNRRYRLRGVHRPPRASVINPAARPVHDPFTALGSA
- the cas7e gene encoding type I-E CRISPR-associated protein Cas7/Cse4/CasC codes for the protein MTRTILEVHALQTVPPSCLNRDDTGTPKTAVYGGVRRARVSSQSWKRATRQGFHDLLDPSELGVRTRRVAELLAERIRKLDGSIEQGDAWTLAAETIQTATGSKIEVPKRQSGRNGEGGGSAAPESKYLMFLSAHQLDGLAEMAVKAHGSGNKDYFKDKAVKDQAKRIANARHSVDIALFGRMIADATDINVDAAAQVAHAISVHRVDNESDYYTAVDDYKEREDDDQGAGMIGTVEFNSATLYRYAAVDVDLLRRNLGKGLREDEPLTEPVRRAVEAFIQSFLTSLPTGKINTFGNHTLPDAVVVKLRDSRPISLVAAFEEPCQADPETGGHTRQAAEALVSYLTEVEAGYGVGHGDPAWVLRVGRNTEALTRVGAGLPLPDLIAAVGAEVARRQDEA
- a CDS encoding GntR family transcriptional regulator; translation: MIDFGSDRPVHRQLADIIRADIASGRLKPGQALPSETRLMQQYELGRVAVRQALGVLRSEGLIVTVKREGSHVRPQLPVERVVIEGEAEVSARMPSPEERKELNIPEGVPVFVIKQPRKRERVLAADRTTLVWDNSQQARNPER